Below is a genomic region from Desulfobacter sp..
GGTCTTAAAAATGCCTTTAAACAGACCCTGAAAGGGATTGAAACGGCCAAGGCTGCCGGCCTTGACTTCCAGGTCAATACCACCATTACCAAAACCAATCTGGATGAAATCCCACGCATTCTGGCCCTGGCCGAAGAGTTGGGTGCGGTTGCCCACCATATTTTTCTTCTGGTCCCCACAGGCCGGGGAAAATATATTGTGGATTCAGCCATAGACGCCCAAGAGTATGAAAAAACCTTGAACTGGTTCTATGACCAGCAGTCTAAAACCAAGCTCCAGCTGAAGGCCACCTGTGCCCCTCACTACTATCGAATCTTAAGACAGCGGGCCAAAGCAGACGGCCAAAAAGTCAACTTTGAAACCCATGGACTGGATGCCGTCACCCGGGGCTGTCTTGCCGGCACCGGATTTTGTTTTATCTCCCATGTGGGCCGGGTCCAAACCTGCGGTTTTTTGGATGTGACCTGCGGAGATATCACCCAGCAGACCTTTAAAGAGGTCTGGGAAAATTCTGAGGTCTTTAATAAACTTCGAAATTTTAATAATCTTGAAGGCAAATGCAGCATCTGCGAATTTAAACAGGTCTGCGGCGGTTGCCGTGCCCGTGCCTATGAAGCCACAGGCAGCTATCTTGCCGAAGAACCCCTCTGCTCGTATCAGCCCCGCAAGGCCAAATAAACAAATCTATTCCCCCAAAAAAGGCCCTGTATTTTTTTACAGGGCCTTTTTTAAAAGCCGGACACCCTGTCGGTTTGAAATAGTCCTTTGTCAAGTTCAAACCAGAGTGTAATATTTTTTTCTGCCTGTTTTTACATCTTGAACAGAGGCTCTAATTTAAAAATTATAGTGAATTGAGTTTAAGCATCAAGGGCCTGTCTTCTTCGGTCTGGCCTGAGAACAAAACAGGGCCCGGATTTCTGAACCGGTCAGGTCCCGGGTCCGCGGCCACCCAATCCTCTCTTATTTGCTGAAAAATCTTAAAGGCATTGGAGTTCAAATCCACAATGCTTTTTTCAATCACAAGTTCCAGCCGCCCTTTTCGTTCTTCTAAATGCATCAGCCGGGCAATGGGTATTCCGATGGGCTCCCAATGCGTGAAATCCTGTTCCAGATTTAAAATCGCTGCCATCTGTCCTGTGGCATTGCCGGCAATGAGATGAAAGGCAGTCAAACCCAGATTATAGGTATAATTGCAGTCAAAATTGGTGGGGTCCGACCCCCTGCCGTCATACCCGTAAAAATGAGTCTGGATCTTAAAGTCGGGCTCTGATTTTTTAAACAAGGTCTTGAGTGCTTCGGGCAGTTCCTCCTCGGCATCCATCATGCCCGAGTTAACCAGGGCGAGTTTCATGGTTTTAAGGGAAATAATTTCCGGTTTGACCAAAAGATATTCCCCGTCAGGATTTTTGAAAATGGCCGGTGCGAACATCTCAGGATCCATTCTGGCCAACTCCATAAATCGAAGGTAATCCCGGCGTTTGATCCCCACCTTGTATACTCCCTGCTCCTTAAGTACATCAAGATATTCTCTGACCATATCCATGACAATCTTTTCTGTTTTAACCTGGGAAAATTGAAAATTGCCGTGTAAATCCCTTTCCACCAAAAGCCCTTCTTTAAAAAATGAAGGCAATTGATTGAACAGCTCGTCATCTCTCAGGTTCCAAATGGGAAAGGCCCCGGTATCAATCATTCCCTGGCTCATTAGTCTGAGGTAGTCCAGCTTTTCATTGAGCCCTGGAAAAGATCTGTGAAAATCAAGATCATGGATATTGTTGTAATCGGCAATGATCTTGTTGAGTTTGATGATAAACACCTGAATTTCATTGATAAATTCCAGAATACCCTCGGGGATGATCATGATCCCGAAATTTTTACCAAAGGCTGCCCGTTTAACAATAATATCACAGATCACCCGGGAAAGATGACGCAGGGTAATCCCGTAGGCATTGTAATCCGTGCCCTCAAGAGAACTTGCTTTTTCAATTCGTTTCTCGTCAATATAATCGGCAAGTTCCTCACCGATAAGGGCCAGGTTAACATGGGTCTGAAGGGCGGATTCCAGGGTCAAATGACTTGCCACCCGGCCCATGACCTTGCACACATGCCAATATTTGATATCAGAACTGCCGTCATTGGCAAGGTTGGAAATATTTCGTGCAAAAGATCTTGCCGCAGAATGAAAACCAAATGAAATAGCGCAAAGGGTCTGCCCCTCATCTGTTTTCACCTGGATATCTCCGTCTATGGTCTTGGGAATCCCGATCACTTTAATGCCGGAAGATTTAAAATGCTGTGCCAGAAAGGCTGCATTGGTGTTGGAGTCGTCCCCGCCGATAATCACCAGGGCGTCCAGATCCAGGCCCCGGCAGGTGGTCAAGGCTTTTTCCATTTTCCCGCCCGAATCGATTTTGGTCCGTCCGGTTTTGATCATGGAAAATCCGCCCATGTTTCTGTACCGGTCAACCAGTTCCTGGGTGATCTCTATGTACCGAGCCTCTAACAGGCCGTCAGGTCCCTGCAGAAACCCGTATACCTTGGAATCGGAATTATACTTTTTAATCTCGTCATAGAGCCCGGCAATAACATTATGCCCTCCGGGAGCAGGGCCTCCTGAAAAAACCACCCCGACATTGCGCTGTTTTGAAAATGCCTGTTCTTCGGATTTGGATATTTTTGTTGCCGCCACAACCTGCTGAACCGAATTATTGATAATCCCGGGCAGCATCCGTTCCGCCTCTGTATCCTTGATAAACTGATATTGTTTTCTGGATTCCAAGGTTGAATATTGGGTATTGAAAATGTCAATTTTTTTGGGGGAAAATGATCGTCTTGCCAAGGTGTCCATGCTATCGTCTGACATAACGTGGCAGGCGGCGTCCAACAACGCCTGTGGTACCGTCTCTGTCGATCCCATTCATACTCCTGTTTATCGCGGGGTCTAATGAACCATTACCTGGTTCCGTCCGTTTTCTTTGGCCTTGTATACGGCCATATCGACTCGTTCAAAGACCTGTTCATGTTTTGTGTCTCCCTTGTTCACACAGGAGACCCCTATACTGACCGTTACTTTAACCTTTTCGTTCTTATATACAAATTCGATTTTCTCAATCGTGGTTCGAATTTTTTCAGCAGCACTCCGGGCACCTTGTTCATCGGTTTCCGGCATGATGATAATAAACTCTTCTCCGCCGTAGCGGGCAAGCATATCATTTTTTCTCAACAAAGGGTGAGTTCTTTTAATAATTTCCTGAAGGCAGCGGTCTCCGACGGCATGACCATACCGGTCATTGATTTTCTTGAATTCGTCCGCATCAATGAGCAACAGGGAAAAAAGGTTGCCATATCTTAAAAACCGGTCCATTTCTTCATCAATTTTTTTGTCATAGGCCCTCCGGTTTAAGGCCCCGGTCAGCTGATCCTCATTGATCTTTTTTTCAAGCTCTTCAGAATACCGGGTGGCATCTGCCAGTTCTTTTTTAAGTTTGGCAAATCCTGATTTAAAAGAAACTTGGTTTTCTTTTGCAAGTTTGCTGACCGCATCATCCACTCGCTGCTTTTTGTGCAGGGCATTTTCAATGGAGGTCAGGCGCTGGGTAATTTTGATTTTCAGTTCATCCAGACTTGCTGCCATGTCAGAGGATTTTTTCAACCCGTTCATCTCATTGCTTAAAATGGTTTCAAATCCCGTGTTGGATGAAAACAGGGAATTGGTCTGCTCATAGGAATTGACAAAATGGGCTTCTATGTCCAGGATTTTGCTGACAATATCTTTGACAAAGACATTGACCTTTTCCCTTTCATGGCTGGTTTGTGAAATATATTGAAAAATTAAGGCAAAAATATTTTCCCTGACATCGTTGATATCGCTTGAATCCTGAATCCTGATAATCTGGGCCGTAACATTTTCCAGTTTTTTAACATAGGTTTTATCCAGGGTGGATTTGAGGGTGTTGACCACCTCATGGTAGCTTTGTTTAAAATCTTCTATAAATGTGTCGGAAGAAGATTTTAAAAAAAAGGAAAACATCCCCTTTTTCTTTTTAAGGGAAACAGGGCCGATATCCTCTTTGAGCATGGCGTTTTTCATCTGCTGGAATATATAGTCAATTTTGGAAAAGGAGGCTTTTTTCCTCATGGCAGTGCCCAGGTCCTTGCAGGCTTTACCAAAGAGGGTCTTTTCCTTTGAAACTATATCCAAAATCACGGGAAAATACTTTCGATACAGCCTGTCCTGGCTTTCAAACCGTTCTTCTAGACCATCCAGCTCTTTTAAAAGGATATCCTTCTGGGATTCTAATTTTTGAATACGATCTTTTAAAACCGCTATTTTATCGTCCAGTTGCCCCGCCATAATTAAAATCCTTGTTAATGGGATCGATTGCTGACTTATTTTTAGCTGTTGACAGAAAGAAAGTAAAGGCAATTTCACTTTTCTTGGCTTGATTCCAGCCCAAGAAAAATGTAAAAGATCATAAACTTATAACTGATCTGCAAGGAGATTCAAAGGCGTGGCCTTTAATATTTTTAAAAAAAAAGAAAAAGAGACTGAATCCGGACTGTTTTCAAAGCTAAAAACCGGATTGTCAAAAACCCGTCAGGTATTAAATACCGATGTTGGACAATTGTTTTCCAGTGCAACTGCCATTGATGATCATCTATTTGATGATCTTGAAGAACTATTGGTTACCTCGGATCTGGGCATAGATATTTCCATAAAGATTATGGACAAAATCCGTAAAAAGGCAAAATCCCTTAAAACCGGACAAGAACTCAAACAGGCGCTCAAACAAGAACTTCTCACCTTGTTTTCCGGTGAACCCGAACCTGCCCAAAAAACAAAACCCCATGTTATTATGATGGTGGGCGTGAATGGTACAGGAAAAACCACCACCCTTGGCAAACTTGCCACACGATACACCAAACAGGGTAAAAAAGTCCTGATTGCCGCAGCAGACACCTTTCGGGCCGCAGCCATTGAACAGGTTGAAATCTGGGCAGACAGGGCCGGTGCAGACCTTGTCAGGCACAAGGAAGGGGCTGACCCTGCTGCTGTGGCCTATGATGCGGTCGAAGCTGCCATGGCCCGGGACGTGGACCTGGTGCTCATTGATACGGCCGGCAGGCTGCACACCCAAAAAAATCTCATGGAAGAGTTAAAAAAGATCAAACGGTCCGTGGACAAAAAGTTAAAAGGAGCTCCCCATGAAATCATGATGGTGATCGATGCCACCACAGGACAAAACGCCATTTCCCAGGCAAAAATATTTAATCAGGCCGTAGGACTTACGCAGATTACCGTGACCAAACTTGACGGCACGGCCAAAGGCGGGATTGTGGCAGCGGTATCATCCATTATGGATCTTCCAATCACCCATATTGGTGTGGGCGAAGGCATTGAAGACCTCCAGGACTTTGATGCCCAGCGGTTTGTCAATGCATTGTTTGATTAAGATGTTATGTATACCCTGCAAAATCGCATTTTTGACCTGTTCTTGCCACAGGAGACCCAATGTTTGGAATTGAAAATTATATTGGATTTATCATTGCCGCCCTTATTTTAAACCTGACCCCGGGTGCAGACACCTTTTATGTCCTGACCCGGTGCGTCTCCCAGGGCAGGTAGGCTGGCCTTGTCTCTTTT
It encodes:
- the ahbD gene encoding heme b synthase, which translates into the protein MTTSHSSNSHPPRHGHPGHTGQNNTLRLVAWETTRRCNLSCKHCRALAEDHPYENELSTQDSFKLLDQIRQVGTPIIILTGGEPLLRDDIFDIAAYGNKIGLRMVMAPNGTLLNQENVAKLKASGIKRISVSLDGASPETHDDFRGLKNAFKQTLKGIETAKAAGLDFQVNTTITKTNLDEIPRILALAEELGAVAHHIFLLVPTGRGKYIVDSAIDAQEYEKTLNWFYDQQSKTKLQLKATCAPHYYRILRQRAKADGQKVNFETHGLDAVTRGCLAGTGFCFISHVGRVQTCGFLDVTCGDITQQTFKEVWENSEVFNKLRNFNNLEGKCSICEFKQVCGGCRARAYEATGSYLAEEPLCSYQPRKAK
- the ftsY gene encoding signal recognition particle-docking protein FtsY, whose protein sequence is MAFNIFKKKEKETESGLFSKLKTGLSKTRQVLNTDVGQLFSSATAIDDHLFDDLEELLVTSDLGIDISIKIMDKIRKKAKSLKTGQELKQALKQELLTLFSGEPEPAQKTKPHVIMMVGVNGTGKTTTLGKLATRYTKQGKKVLIAAADTFRAAAIEQVEIWADRAGADLVRHKEGADPAAVAYDAVEAAMARDVDLVLIDTAGRLHTQKNLMEELKKIKRSVDKKLKGAPHEIMMVIDATTGQNAISQAKIFNQAVGLTQITVTKLDGTAKGGIVAAVSSIMDLPITHIGVGEGIEDLQDFDAQRFVNALFD
- a CDS encoding 6-phosphofructokinase, whose translation is MGSTETVPQALLDAACHVMSDDSMDTLARRSFSPKKIDIFNTQYSTLESRKQYQFIKDTEAERMLPGIINNSVQQVVAATKISKSEEQAFSKQRNVGVVFSGGPAPGGHNVIAGLYDEIKKYNSDSKVYGFLQGPDGLLEARYIEITQELVDRYRNMGGFSMIKTGRTKIDSGGKMEKALTTCRGLDLDALVIIGGDDSNTNAAFLAQHFKSSGIKVIGIPKTIDGDIQVKTDEGQTLCAISFGFHSAARSFARNISNLANDGSSDIKYWHVCKVMGRVASHLTLESALQTHVNLALIGEELADYIDEKRIEKASSLEGTDYNAYGITLRHLSRVICDIIVKRAAFGKNFGIMIIPEGILEFINEIQVFIIKLNKIIADYNNIHDLDFHRSFPGLNEKLDYLRLMSQGMIDTGAFPIWNLRDDELFNQLPSFFKEGLLVERDLHGNFQFSQVKTEKIVMDMVREYLDVLKEQGVYKVGIKRRDYLRFMELARMDPEMFAPAIFKNPDGEYLLVKPEIISLKTMKLALVNSGMMDAEEELPEALKTLFKKSEPDFKIQTHFYGYDGRGSDPTNFDCNYTYNLGLTAFHLIAGNATGQMAAILNLEQDFTHWEPIGIPIARLMHLEERKGRLELVIEKSIVDLNSNAFKIFQQIREDWVAADPGPDRFRNPGPVLFSGQTEEDRPLMLKLNSL
- a CDS encoding GGDEF domain-containing protein; protein product: MAGQLDDKIAVLKDRIQKLESQKDILLKELDGLEERFESQDRLYRKYFPVILDIVSKEKTLFGKACKDLGTAMRKKASFSKIDYIFQQMKNAMLKEDIGPVSLKKKKGMFSFFLKSSSDTFIEDFKQSYHEVVNTLKSTLDKTYVKKLENVTAQIIRIQDSSDINDVRENIFALIFQYISQTSHEREKVNVFVKDIVSKILDIEAHFVNSYEQTNSLFSSNTGFETILSNEMNGLKKSSDMAASLDELKIKITQRLTSIENALHKKQRVDDAVSKLAKENQVSFKSGFAKLKKELADATRYSEELEKKINEDQLTGALNRRAYDKKIDEEMDRFLRYGNLFSLLLIDADEFKKINDRYGHAVGDRCLQEIIKRTHPLLRKNDMLARYGGEEFIIIMPETDEQGARSAAEKIRTTIEKIEFVYKNEKVKVTVSIGVSCVNKGDTKHEQVFERVDMAVYKAKENGRNQVMVH